Proteins co-encoded in one Stomoxys calcitrans chromosome 5, idStoCalc2.1, whole genome shotgun sequence genomic window:
- the LOC106089495 gene encoding chitinase-3-like protein 1 — translation MDFLEMPRFWILLIALCLCNSLNAIKTDKMVNCYYSSWSHNDNFRVHLDPKDIDPYLCTHLSFAFLNIGTSGQFNVEEDLIYGLLNRTLNLKWRNPSLKILAVVGGSRISSTQFSLLAASESQRSLFKYSLAANLLRLGFDGLDLHWLYPGSSGVTGDKQNFVTLLSELKETLQPLNLEFGVTVSGKISYARKWYDVANIAKHVDFINIMTYNYTDGSSVAHDAPLFSEDENNVHATIQYWIDEGVPASKLNMGVAFTSRTFIIWNNENLRTNTGIDVKWPFSDIDSEFKPYAQMCHLEYADLFYNTSFGFDVDAGASFVQDDVTWIGYESPRALEMKMNYLQAKKLGGVMVWSLQNDDFLGTCSEKYPLLQIINRKLDHRYECRYRICCIKSIRLRSFCFYIE, via the exons ATGGATTTTTTGGAAATGCCCAGATTTTGGATTCTCCTAATAGCATTATGCTTATGTAACTCTCTGAACGCTATAAAAACTG ACAAAATGGTCAATTGTTATTATAGTTCTTGGTCGCACAATGACAATTTTCGTGTACATCTTGACCCTAAGGATATTGATCCTTATTTGTGCACTCATTTGAGTTTTGCATTCTTAAACATAGGCACTAGTGGACAATTTAATGTTGAAGAGGATTTAATATATG GCTTGCTTAATCGCACGTTGAACTTAAAGTGGCGAAATCCTTCACTGAAGATCCTTGCCGTTGTTGGTGGTTCCAGGATTAGCTCTACACAGTTCTCTCTATTGGCTGCAAGTGAATCGCAACGATCGCTTTTTAAATATTCTTTAGCTGCTAACTTGTTACGATTGGGCTTTGATGGACTAGACTTGCATTGGTTATACCCGGGAAGTTCTGGGGTAACTGGGGACAAACAGAACTTTGTAACGCTCTTAAGTGAATTGAAAGAAAC CCTTCAACCCTTGAATTTAGAATTTGGTGTAACTGTTAGTGGTAAAATAAGTTACGCTCGTAAATGGTATGATGTGGCCAATATAGCGAAACATGTTGATTTTATCAATATCATGACCTATAATTATACCGATGGGAGCAGTGTGGCCCATGATGCTCCTCTATTCAGTGAAGATGAGAATAATGTGCATGCCACTATACAATATTGGATAGACGAAG GAGTGCCAGCTTCAAAGCTTAATATGGGTGTAGCTTTTACTTCTCGCACTTTTATTATATGGAATAACGAAAATCTTCGAACTAATACAGGCATTgatgtaaaatggcccttttccGATATTGATAGCGAGTTTAAGCCTTATGCCCAAATGTGTCACCTTGAGTATGCCGATTTGTTTTATAATACCAGTTTTGGATTCGATGTTGATGCTGGGGCCAGCTTTGTACAGGATGATGTCACCTGGATTGGTTATGAGTCTCCTAGGGCtttggaaatgaaaatgaattatttACAGGCCAAGAAATTGGGTGGCGTTATGGTCTGGTCTCTGCAGAATGATGACTTTCTAGGGACTTGTTCTGAGAAATACCCACTATTGCAAATAATCAATAGAAAACTGGACCATAGATACGAATGTCGTTATAGAATCTGTTGTATAAAATCAATTCGTCTAAgatctttttgtttttatatcgaGTGA
- the LOC106089332 gene encoding probable chitinase 10, whose protein sequence is MFKFLFFLTIFTLCDILQAVETDKMINCYYGSWNHNDQFRKHLEPKDINPYLCTHISYGFFGISSVGAFTVLDINRDLNLGYLDHTLALKWRNPELKMIAVVGGPSVSSKLFSRVAAMPDLRSTFRHTALAFLQAHGFDGLDLHWLYPGSEGMSGDFGYFVTLLKELKEALSPLKMELGISVSGKVSIARNWYDIPNIVKYVDFINVMAYNYTSGNRLTHDAPLFGRGDDNVEATINFWIDKGAPASKLNLGVAFVAHSYILWDSQDIRTETAVDTEWPFSSVEPEFKPYGQICHIEYMKLIFNTSYGFDGEVGASFVQDQVTWTSYESPRSLEMKMDFVLQERLRGVMIWSLQNDDYLGKCYEDYAMLQVINRKLDNRFQCQPNICCIKSIKLRNFCFKINEGQWSHNGLDWPSREFIFRVHTCSVEKNSSSYSKMNQLIFLLITLALCGLSETVITNKMINCYYGVWSFKRPTGARLGPVDIDPYLCTHISYAYFGISDEGLFTALQPKRGLLNRTINLKWRNPELKLIAVFGGPEVDLQHFLKMKSYDCKKFLIFRDSMSSFLLENGFDGVDLHWLLEKSGNELPQKNEFTDMLRGFKQGLAGIGLTVGVTVSGEISYARMAYDVKAIAKIADYINIRSYNYSHDTWATHDAPLWGTDEYNVDRTIQYWLENGAPASKLNVGVAFTGRSFQIKPLEHLETKTVAIGPGISGLYTREKNYMSYHELCKIQKRLKRLQPKALGFDTIDGASFMQFRDYWWSYENAQSLELKLDYLLEHQLGGIMIWSLGNDDFNGRCGPNFPLLQFIVRKLDDRYECLRGRCCIITKNLVQLCFEAY, encoded by the exons ATGtttaaatttctgtttttcttAACAATTTTCACACTATGTGACATTTTGCAAGCTGTGGAAACTG ACAAAATGATCAACTGCTACTATGGCTCTTGGAATCACAATGATCAATTTCGAAAGCATCTGGAGCCCAAGGATATTAATCCGTATCTGTGCACTCATATCAGTTATGGTTTCTTTGGCATATCTAGCGTGGGAGCCTTTACTGTTTTAGATATAAATCGCGATCTCAATTTGG GTTATCTTGATCACACTCTTGCCTTGAAATGGAGAAATCCCGAATTGAAAATGATTGCTGTTGTTGGTGGTCCTAGTGTTAGTTCCAAACTCTTCTCTCGTGTGGCTGCAATGCCCGATTTAAGATCCACTTTCCGCCATACAGCATTGGCGTTTTTACAAGCCCATGGTTTTGATGGCCTCGATTTGCATTGGTTGTACCCTGGTAGCGAAGGCATGTCGGGAGATTTTGGTTATTTTGTTACACTCTTGAAGGAATTGAAGGAAGC ccTTTCACCCTTGAAAATGGAGTTGGGTATATCAGTGAGTGGTAAGGTTAGCATCGCCCGCAATTGGTATGATATACCCAACATAGTGAAATATGTGGATTTTATTAATGTCATGGCCTACAACTACACCAGTGGCAATAGGCTGACACATGATGCTCCGCTTTTTGGACGGGGCGATGACAATGTGGAAGCTACTATAAATTTTTGGATTGACAAAG GAGCCCCTGCCTCTAAGCTTAACTTGGGTGTAGCATTTGTGGCACACAGCTATATTCTATGGGATTCCCAGGATATTCGCACAGAAACTGCCGTCGATACTGAATGGCCTTTTTCCAGTGTTGAGCCCGAGTTCAAACCCTATGGTCAAATATGTCACATTGAATATATGAAATTGATATTTAATACCTCCTACGGTTTCGATGGTGAGGTAGGAGCAAGTTTTGTACAAGATCAAGTTACTTGGACCAGCTATGAGTCGCCTCGTAGTCTGGAAATGAAAATGGACTTTGTTCTTCAAGAGCGGCTGCGTGGTGTCATGATTTGGTCTTTGCAAAATGATGATTATCTGGGTAAATGCTATGAGGATTATGCCATGTTGCAGGTGATAAATCGGAAACTGGATAATCGCTTTCAATGTCAGCCGAATATTTGTTGTATAAAGTCTATAAAgttaagaaatttttgttttaaaatt AACGAGGGGCAGT GGTCGCACAATGGGCTGGACTGGCCTTCGCGTGAATTTATCTTTCGGG TTCATACTTGTTCTGTGGAAAAGAATTCTTCCTCCTATAGTAAAATGAACCAATTGATTTTTCTTCTTATAACTCTGGCTCTTTGTGGCCTTTCAGAGACTGTAATAACAA ATAAAATGATCAATTGCTACTATGGCGTATGGTCATTCAAACGCCCCACTGGTGCCAGGCTAGGACCGGTGGATATTGATCCGTATTTGTGTACTCATATCAGCTATGCCTACTTTGGCATCTCCGATGAGGGTTTGTTCACTGCTTTACAGCCCAAACGGG GTTTGCTGAATCGTACCATTAACTTGAAATGGAGAAATCCTGAACTGAAATTAATAGCCGTTTTCGGTGGTCCTGAAGTAGACTTGCAGCATTTCCTTAAAATGAAATCTTatgattgtaaaaaatttttaatttttcgagatTCTATGTCATCATTTCTGCTAGAGAATGGATTTGATGGTGTAGACTTACATTGGCTATTGGAAAAAAGTGGGAATGAGTTACCGCAAAAAAATGAATTCACTGATATGTTGCGAGGTTTTAAGCAGGG ATTAGCTGGCATTGGCCTTACGGTCGGTGTTACAGTAAGTGGTGAAATAAGCTATGCTCGCATGGCTTATGATGTCAAAGCTATTGCCAAAATTGCGGACTACATCAACATTAGAAGTTACAATTACAGTCACGATACCTGGGCAACACATGACGCTCCCCTCTGGGGAACAGATGAATACAATGTAGATCGAACAATTCAATATTGGCTAGAGAATG GAGCTCCTGCTTCAAAACTCAATGTGGGTGTAGCTTTCACCGGACGCAGCTTCCAAATAAAGCCTTTAGAACATTTAGAGACTAAAACTGTTGCCATTGGTCCTGGTATATCAGGCCTCTATACCCGAGAGAAGAACTACATGTCCTACCATGAGCTGTGCAAAATACAAAAGAGACTCAAAAGATTGCAGCCCAAGGCCTTGGGATTTGATACGATTGATGGTGCATCTTTTATGCAATTTCGTGACTATTGGTGGAGTTATGAGAATGCCCAAAGTCTAGAACTAAAGCTGGACTATTTGTTGGAACATCAATTGGGTGGCATTATGATATGGTCCTTGGGCAATGATGACTTCAATGGCCGATGTGGACCTAATTTTCCTTTGTTACAATTCATTGTTAGAAAATTAGATGATCGATATGAATGTTTAAGGGGACGTTGTTGTATAATCACAAAGAACCTAGTGCAACTTTGTTTTGAGGCATATTAG